A single region of the Jatrophihabitans sp. GAS493 genome encodes:
- a CDS encoding (2Fe-2S)-binding protein: protein MDVEPAPPWLTLETLIGSPEILSQRISGVRSALGAAAGRSADEIDHRVAASVAQLGLVARLISPVLGAAVLSSVPLRVEAATAWWQPVLGGPYPLSLPESAAVTAADEPAVRAVLLELLDGPIRGIVEVVAARSVSPLVLWGNVASAINGSASMLVTLRPEAAESVRRMAGWMLGYPRLRGGFTGVPAAERGAGVQFQRRSCCLIYRISEPPSNAYCGDCIHLLPLSSVLP from the coding sequence GTGGACGTCGAGCCCGCACCGCCCTGGCTCACGCTCGAGACGTTGATCGGGTCGCCGGAGATCCTCTCGCAGCGGATCTCCGGCGTCCGCTCAGCATTGGGGGCGGCGGCCGGACGCTCCGCCGATGAGATCGACCACCGGGTCGCGGCCTCGGTGGCCCAGCTCGGGCTGGTGGCCCGCCTCATCTCCCCGGTGCTAGGTGCAGCCGTGCTCTCGTCGGTGCCGCTGCGCGTCGAGGCGGCCACCGCCTGGTGGCAGCCGGTGCTGGGTGGGCCCTATCCGCTATCGCTGCCCGAGTCGGCCGCGGTCACTGCGGCCGACGAGCCGGCCGTCCGCGCAGTGCTGCTGGAGCTCCTGGACGGTCCCATTCGCGGGATCGTCGAGGTGGTGGCGGCCCGGTCGGTCTCGCCGCTGGTGCTCTGGGGAAACGTCGCGTCGGCGATCAACGGCTCGGCGTCGATGCTGGTCACGCTGCGCCCGGAGGCGGCGGAGAGCGTCCGCCGAATGGCCGGGTGGATGCTGGGGTATCCACGTCTGCGCGGTGGTTTCACCGGTGTGCCGGCGGCCGAGCGGGGCGCGGGCGTCCAGTTTCAACGGCGCAGCTGCTGCCTCATCTACCGGATCTCCGAACCGCCCAGCAATGCCTACTGCGGCGACTGCATCCACCTGCTGCCGCTGTCGAGCGTCTTGCCCTGA
- a CDS encoding UBP-type zinc finger domain-containing protein — protein sequence MAEIEGIDPAVAPSGDGCMECNTTDGWWLHLRRCAQCGHIGCCDTSPSQHATKHALATQHDFITSYEPGENWFWSFSRNEFYDGPTLADPQHHPATQSTPGPRERVPADWQSHLH from the coding sequence ATGGCAGAGATCGAGGGCATCGACCCAGCGGTGGCCCCAAGTGGCGACGGCTGTATGGAGTGCAACACCACCGACGGCTGGTGGCTGCATCTGCGCCGCTGTGCCCAGTGCGGGCACATCGGCTGCTGCGACACCTCACCCTCCCAGCACGCGACGAAGCACGCGCTGGCGACGCAGCACGACTTCATCACCAGCTACGAGCCGGGCGAGAACTGGTTCTGGAGCTTCAGCCGTAACGAGTTCTACGACGGCCCGACGCTGGCCGATCCGCAGCACCATCCGGCGACGCAGTCCACGCCCGGCCCTCGGGAACGGGTACCGGCCGACTGGCAGAGCCACCTGCACTGA